The Rhinoderma darwinii isolate aRhiDar2 chromosome 8, aRhiDar2.hap1, whole genome shotgun sequence genome has a window encoding:
- the RAB9B gene encoding ras-related protein Rab-9B isoform X2 → MSGKSLLLKVILLGDGGVGKSSLMNRYVTNKFDSQAFHTIGVEFLNRDLEVDGRLVTLQIWDTAGQERFKSLRTPFYRGADCCILTFSVDDRQSFYNLSSWRKEFIFYADVLEPERFPFVVLGNKLDKNEREVSTAEAQAWCIENGGCPYLETSAKDDTNVTGAFEETVRQVLAMEEYMEHTVFGHTIDLHSSGRSRSLCC, encoded by the coding sequence ATGAGTGGAAAGTCTTTACTGCTCAAAGTCATACTACTGGGTGATGGTGGCGTTGGAAAAAGCTCCCTTATGAATCGATATGTAACTAACAAATTTGACTCGCAAGCATTCCACACCATTGGAGTTGAGTTTCTTAACCGGGATCTTGAAGTTGATGGGAGGTTGGTGACTCTGCAGATATGGGACACCGCTGGTCAAGAACGCTTTAAGAGTCTTCGCACACCCTTCTACCGAGGAGCCGACTGCTGTATACTTACATTCAGCGTGGACGACAGACAGAGTTTTTATAATCTTAGTAGCTGGAGAAAGGAATTCATATTTTATGCAGATGTTCTAGAACCTGAACGTTTTCCTTTTGTTGTTTTAGGCAACAAACTTGACAAGAATGAAAGAGAAGTTAGTACAGCAGAAGCACAGGCCTGGTGCATTGAAAACGGGGGCTGCCCCTACCTAGAAACCAGTGCCAAGGATGACACAAATGTTACTGGTGCATTTGAAGAAACAGTAAGACAGGTTCTGGCTATGGAAGAATACATGGAACATACAGTGTTTGGTCATACCATAGACCTCCATAGCAGTGGCCGctcaaggtcactgtgctgctaa
- the RAB9B gene encoding ras-related protein Rab-9B isoform X1: MECPSPIGFLSVLCKDEVDVSVSSSTSSKSTAMSGKSLLLKVILLGDGGVGKSSLMNRYVTNKFDSQAFHTIGVEFLNRDLEVDGRLVTLQIWDTAGQERFKSLRTPFYRGADCCILTFSVDDRQSFYNLSSWRKEFIFYADVLEPERFPFVVLGNKLDKNEREVSTAEAQAWCIENGGCPYLETSAKDDTNVTGAFEETVRQVLAMEEYMEHTVFGHTIDLHSSGRSRSLCC, translated from the coding sequence gGTTTCTCAGTGTTCTCTGTAAGGATGAAGTTGACGTATCAGTGAGTTCTAGCACATCTTCAAAGTCTACAGCAATGAGTGGAAAGTCTTTACTGCTCAAAGTCATACTACTGGGTGATGGTGGCGTTGGAAAAAGCTCCCTTATGAATCGATATGTAACTAACAAATTTGACTCGCAAGCATTCCACACCATTGGAGTTGAGTTTCTTAACCGGGATCTTGAAGTTGATGGGAGGTTGGTGACTCTGCAGATATGGGACACCGCTGGTCAAGAACGCTTTAAGAGTCTTCGCACACCCTTCTACCGAGGAGCCGACTGCTGTATACTTACATTCAGCGTGGACGACAGACAGAGTTTTTATAATCTTAGTAGCTGGAGAAAGGAATTCATATTTTATGCAGATGTTCTAGAACCTGAACGTTTTCCTTTTGTTGTTTTAGGCAACAAACTTGACAAGAATGAAAGAGAAGTTAGTACAGCAGAAGCACAGGCCTGGTGCATTGAAAACGGGGGCTGCCCCTACCTAGAAACCAGTGCCAAGGATGACACAAATGTTACTGGTGCATTTGAAGAAACAGTAAGACAGGTTCTGGCTATGGAAGAATACATGGAACATACAGTGTTTGGTCATACCATAGACCTCCATAGCAGTGGCCGctcaaggtcactgtgctgctaa